A single Verrucomicrobiia bacterium DNA region contains:
- a CDS encoding DUF748 domain-containing protein, with protein MNLTIFGKPASPRMRKGIKWTAGLGLAYTLLGFLILPPIIRAVAVRQLGQQLHREVSIAAVRLNPYALSVTVRGLRVKDRDAATLLSWDQVYVNLQLASFLGHPWVFREVSVSNPYVRVQVNKDYSLNFSDILQAHAGTNAAAKPSEPAPPLAVDIRQLHVEGARLEFTDLTPKQPFHRVVGPVKIALTDFRTDPNSRNPHLFSGSTDSGETFSWGGNFSLDPIKASGELAVDNVSLNKFAPLYEDFVRFEIRDGVAGFHVNYNFEMSATATNAAVSNLTATLRSFRLGEPGQTNDLLDLPEFSVSDVAGDLLARRLTVGAVAVRGATFNLRRATNANFNVVEMAQLNTAESAPGGILLLLQSATNLFSRLLTSTNLGTATVRDVAVRDCAVNFEDDSLTPAVRVGVDKIDVTARNLSNRPDTNMTTDVSLRWNTNGLITTKLNATLDPLVADLDVRAQQVELAPLSPYLQPFVNVYVLGSKVGMDGRIRVQANPGAIPTVTFAGNGALDDLNVLGKGSEDLLKWGALHFDGVNASLNPPTVTVSNVTLSNVAARLVMETNRTLNVMAILPAAATNATAAATETPPAASPGAAVGGGEIKRVFGQIKTLLGMDTNTFAALDLPKVAVGTVQVENGEIQFLDRSVTPPARASLQKIHAAIHQLSTDEMRPAQIEVQTLVGGTGPVEVTARLNPLHAKEATEAKISAKNVQLLPVDPYVGKYLGYRLNRGKLDVDLQYQITKSAVKGRNLVVLDQLTLGNKVASPDATSLPVKLAIALLKDRSGKIEIDVPVEGNLDDPKFRLGPVIWHVIGNVFVKAVTSPFALLGSLVGGGGGEDMQFQEFAPGSAQLDTVAQQKLATLAKALEARPELQLEIAGNVNPELDGWALRRAKLEAQLRTARWNSLRASARENLKPEAIVIAPEVRLDLVQAAYRDLVKTNPQLAVVTVPAGVQAAEAKPGAGAAVRPSTDVTKGASQLLKRDAAVPSAPEQSTSKSLPSAAAAAGGAPTPEQMENSLTAASPVSDADYAALAAARAQAVQQQLVQILKIAPDRITLGQTEAGTYGTNGNRVVLQLE; from the coding sequence ATGAATCTGACAATCTTTGGCAAACCCGCATCGCCTCGGATGCGGAAAGGAATCAAATGGACGGCGGGCTTGGGGCTCGCCTACACCCTGCTGGGGTTTTTAATTCTTCCCCCGATCATTCGCGCCGTGGCGGTCCGGCAGCTCGGCCAACAACTGCACCGCGAGGTGTCCATCGCCGCCGTGCGGCTGAATCCTTACGCGCTGTCGGTGACCGTGCGCGGCTTGCGGGTGAAGGATCGTGACGCCGCGACCTTGCTTTCGTGGGACCAGGTTTACGTCAACCTGCAACTGGCCTCGTTTCTCGGACATCCCTGGGTCTTCCGCGAGGTTTCGGTGAGCAACCCCTACGTCCGGGTCCAGGTGAACAAGGATTACTCGCTGAACTTCTCGGACATTCTGCAGGCGCACGCGGGGACGAACGCGGCGGCCAAACCCAGCGAACCGGCGCCGCCACTGGCCGTGGACATCCGTCAACTGCACGTGGAAGGCGCCAGACTGGAGTTCACCGATCTCACGCCGAAGCAGCCGTTTCATCGCGTGGTGGGACCGGTGAAGATTGCGCTCACCGATTTCCGCACCGACCCCAACAGCCGCAATCCGCACCTGTTCAGCGGCTCGACCGACTCGGGGGAAACGTTTTCGTGGGGCGGCAATTTTTCGCTCGATCCGATCAAGGCCTCCGGCGAGCTCGCTGTGGACAATGTGTCGCTGAACAAGTTCGCGCCGCTTTACGAGGATTTTGTGCGATTTGAAATCCGCGACGGCGTGGCCGGATTCCACGTGAACTACAACTTTGAAATGAGCGCGACGGCCACGAACGCGGCCGTTTCCAACCTGACGGCCACCTTGCGTTCGTTCCGGCTGGGCGAACCGGGGCAGACCAATGACCTGCTGGACCTGCCCGAGTTTTCGGTGTCCGATGTCGCGGGCGACCTGCTCGCGCGCCGGCTCACGGTGGGGGCGGTGGCCGTGCGCGGGGCGACGTTCAATCTGCGGCGCGCAACCAACGCGAATTTCAACGTGGTTGAGATGGCGCAGTTGAACACCGCCGAATCCGCCCCGGGCGGGATTCTCCTGCTGCTCCAGTCCGCCACCAACCTGTTCTCCCGTTTGCTGACCAGCACCAACCTCGGCACTGCCACGGTCCGCGATGTCGCGGTGCGGGATTGCGCGGTGAATTTCGAGGATGATTCCCTCACGCCGGCGGTGCGAGTGGGCGTGGACAAGATCGATGTCACGGCGCGCAACCTGTCCAATCGCCCGGACACCAACATGACCACGGACGTTTCGCTGCGCTGGAACACCAATGGTCTCATCACAACCAAGCTCAACGCCACGCTTGATCCGCTCGTGGCGGACCTCGATGTGCGGGCGCAGCAGGTTGAACTGGCGCCGCTCAGCCCTTATTTGCAGCCGTTCGTGAATGTTTACGTGCTGGGCAGCAAGGTGGGGATGGACGGCCGGATCCGCGTGCAGGCCAATCCCGGCGCGATTCCAACCGTGACCTTTGCGGGCAACGGCGCGCTCGACGATTTGAATGTTTTGGGCAAAGGCAGCGAGGATTTGCTCAAATGGGGCGCGCTGCACTTTGATGGCGTGAACGCCAGTCTCAATCCTCCCACCGTCACCGTTTCCAACGTCACCTTGAGCAACGTGGCGGCCCGGTTGGTGATGGAAACCAACCGCACGCTGAATGTCATGGCCATCCTGCCCGCGGCGGCGACGAACGCGACAGCGGCCGCGACTGAAACTCCGCCGGCTGCTTCACCCGGTGCGGCTGTGGGAGGTGGCGAAATCAAACGCGTCTTCGGCCAGATCAAAACGCTGCTGGGCATGGATACCAACACCTTTGCGGCGCTGGACTTGCCCAAGGTGGCCGTGGGCACCGTTCAGGTTGAGAACGGCGAAATCCAGTTCCTCGACCGGTCGGTTACGCCGCCTGCCCGGGCTTCGTTGCAAAAGATTCACGCCGCGATTCACCAACTCTCCACCGACGAAATGCGGCCCGCGCAGATTGAAGTGCAGACGCTGGTGGGCGGCACGGGACCGGTGGAGGTCACCGCCCGGCTCAATCCCTTGCACGCGAAGGAGGCCACCGAAGCGAAAATTTCCGCCAAAAACGTGCAGTTGCTGCCTGTGGATCCTTACGTGGGCAAATATCTCGGCTACCGGCTGAACCGCGGAAAGCTCGACGTGGATCTGCAATACCAAATCACCAAGAGCGCCGTGAAGGGCCGCAACCTCGTCGTCCTCGACCAGCTCACGCTGGGCAACAAGGTGGCCAGTCCGGACGCCACCAGCCTGCCGGTCAAGCTCGCCATCGCGTTGCTCAAGGATCGCTCCGGCAAGATTGAAATCGACGTGCCGGTGGAGGGCAATCTCGACGATCCCAAGTTCCGTCTTGGCCCGGTCATCTGGCACGTCATTGGCAACGTATTCGTCAAGGCCGTGACGTCGCCGTTCGCGCTCCTCGGCAGCCTCGTCGGCGGCGGGGGCGGCGAGGACATGCAGTTCCAGGAGTTTGCTCCAGGCTCCGCGCAGCTCGACACCGTGGCGCAACAAAAACTGGCCACGCTGGCGAAGGCCTTGGAAGCCCGGCCCGAACTGCAGCTCGAAATTGCCGGCAATGTGAATCCCGAACTGGACGGCTGGGCCTTGCGCCGGGCCAAGCTGGAGGCGCAACTTCGGACGGCCCGCTGGAATTCGCTGCGCGCTTCGGCCCGCGAAAATTTGAAACCCGAAGCGATCGTCATTGCCCCTGAAGTCCGGCTGGACCTCGTGCAGGCGGCCTACCGTGACCTCGTCAAAACCAATCCGCAACTGGCCGTGGTAACCGTTCCTGCCGGGGTGCAGGCGGCTGAAGCCAAGCCTGGTGCGGGCGCGGCCGTCCGCCCCTCAACCGACGTCACGAAAGGCGCCAGCCAGTTGCTCAAGCGTGATGCTGCGGTGCCCAGCGCGCCGGAGCAGAGCACATCAAAATCACTCCCGAGTGCAGCCGCTGCGGCGGGCGGGGCACCGACGCCCGAGCAAATGGAGAACAGTTTGACCGCTGCGTCGCCGGTATCGGATGCGGATTATGCGGCCCTGGCCGCTGCGCGGGCTCAGGCCGTCCAGCAGCAGTTGGTGCAGATCCTGAAGATTGCCCCGGACCGGATTACGCTGGGACAGACGGAGGCTGGCACCTACGGCACCAACGGCAACCGCGTCGTTCTTCAGTTGGAATGA